The Simkaniaceae bacterium genomic sequence CAGCAAGATCCTTAAATAATACTTCCTATTACAACTTTTTGAACCTCTATAACTCAAGTTTACTCCATTAAAATAGTCTATGACGCCTCACTCTCCTACAGCGCCTTTGGATCCACCACCAAGCTCGGTATTTGGAACATCGATTTCTTCCTATCCCGCTCCCCAACGCCTTTTAGTATCCTCTTTCAATCCGATTATTGAGCTTGAATTTGCTCTTAGAGAACGCAATATCGAACACATCACCTATTTGTTATCGACACGAGCTATCCCGGAAAATATCATTTATGCCATTGCTCATCGAGTGGCACAACTTGGCGATCAAACTTTACTATCCCGCTTTTTGAGTGCAATGGATGGGAATAGAAATATACATTTTTTTGTTAAGTATCTATCCCGTGGGCCACAGAACCTATATGAGATGATTGACAATGATCTCGATCGAGTCATTGCACAAAATTGCACCGGATCATTACCACCACTTCTGCCTTTTTTATCTCCTGAACAGTTCTCTAAAATGATCTTGCATTGCGCTGAAAACAATCAAGGACCTCTTTTAAACATCGTCTTCATTTACCTCAGAATAGCTCCCGCCGATATCCTATCTACAATTCACACTGTTATTAATTATAAAATTGCATTTACCTACGATCTTTCCGAGCAAATAACCGCTTATGAAAGCCTAATTCAGATGGCTCAAATGATCAACGGCTATGACATCATCACTCCAATCATCCAAAAGGCATCCCCGCAGCAATTCTGCTCTCTTGTCATTAATAGCATTATTGAAAACCGTCAAATAGCATTAGCGTATTTACTACGGCACTCAGACCACCCTGTTTTTTTTCCCGGAAAAGAAGTAGAACTTAGAACAGTCATCACAAATGCTTTCTATTTTGCAACTGAAATGGGAAATGACGCCATTCTGCATCTTTTATTTTCCATTCCATTCAAAGGTGTTCGGCTTAAATATTTCATCGATACCGAGCTTTTCGATCAGCTGAGACATTCGCGCGCTTTAAACCCCTCCCATCTTAGTCATTTTATTCAATTGCTTCATAGTTCATAGTTGCGATAAGGAGGATAGATATGCCAATCCCTTCTTATCGCCATATTGATCAAATCACCTTCAACAGCCCCGAAGAGGAAAAAAGCATTTTCGAGCACACTCTTGCTCACTATCGCGCCGGCCGAGTGACTAAAGAGGCCATCGAACTTGGAAAACAATATGGCAGTCACATCGCTTCGGCCTATATCCCTCAAGTCAGCGTCCGCTATATCAGCGAACAAATCGGGCATGGCCTGTTTGCTGAAGAGGAAATTAAAAAAGGAAGCTTTGTCGGTGAATACACAGGCATTGTCCGGCGCAACCCGCCCTATCCCGTTATCTTCAGCGACTATGCCTATGAATATCCGGTTCCCGACCTCATTGGTCGCAGCTTTGTCACCGATGCCATTGCAGGTAATCTCACTCGATTCATCAATCATAGCCGCACGACCCCCAATTTAAAACCCCTTCATGCCTATTGTGGCAACTATTACCACCTCATCTTTCTTTCCCTTCGCACGATCGCTCCTAACGAGCAACTTCTCTACGATTATGGGCATCATTACTGGAACCTACGCGCCCACCCCCATGACCTAATATGAATTTAAAGAGATATACCGCTCGTCATTCAAGAATTGTTTTTTTTGTCGCCGGCATCCCCGCTTGATCGATTTACCTCACCTCTGCCTATTGTCAATAGCGCGTCGGTTCGGTAAAGGGCCTTCGGCCCGATCGACCATCGCTATAGCCGGCTTCTAAAAATTCCAACTCTTGAATCACTTTCGGTATATTCAAAAATCTGAAATCGACCTATAATGAGCCGTGTAACGCAAGGTTTAAGTCATGCGCCCTATTCTCTATTCAAGTCCTAAATGCCCCTTTTCTCTTCGAGCTAAAATGGCCCTCTCCTATGCTCAAAAAACGTTTGAGCTTCGAGAAATTGCCTTAAAGCAAAAACCGGCTGATTTTTTAAGGTATTCTTCAGATGGAACTGTCCCTATTCTCCTCTTATCTAATGACAGGGTGATTCAAGAGAGTCTCGATATTGTTCAGTGGGCCCTCCCGGATGAAAATTTGAATTTGATCTCATCTTTTCATCCCCAATTCATTAAGGCCTTCCACAAAACAAAAACGAATGATTATAGTGATTTAACGCTCATGATTGAGCCTTTAAAAGAGCTTTCTCTCACGCTTGAAAGCCCCTTAGCGCGCATCACTTTTTTCCCTTTTGTAAAGCTGATTGAGCGCAACGCACCAACTTGGCTTACCGAGACGTTCCCTCATTTCATCAAATGGATTGAAACCATTGAAAATGATCCTTCATTAACTCCGGCCCTCACACGCTTTAAAATCCATGAAGAGGGGATGCACCCCCTCATCATCCACCAACACATCCCCTCCTTAGCCGAGCAAATTAAAATCAAACTTCAAACACATCTTTCAACCCCCTCCATCAATATCATCGATGAGAGTCACCTCCATGGGTATTGCCATGGGCTTGAATCCCATTTAAAAGTTGAACTCCCCCTTGAGCTATTTGCCGGTCTTTCTCCGGTTGAGCGACACCGCAAAATCAACACGATCTTGCGCGAAGAAGTGCAAAAACTCCACGCCTTCTCCATCCACTTTTCTAAGTGATTTGGATGATACCATTTATCAAAAATAACGTTGAGTTGTGCAAGGAAGCTGCACAAATTTTTGTGTCTGGAGCGAGCGACCATTGCCGGTAGGCAAGGCGCGAGTGAAGACCGAAAATTTGTTTGCAAAGCTAACGCAGCACAACTCAACGTTATTTTTGATAAATGGTATGACTTCTATTTTTTAAATTAAAACGATGAGAA encodes the following:
- a CDS encoding SET domain-containing protein-lysine N-methyltransferase; the encoded protein is MPIPSYRHIDQITFNSPEEEKSIFEHTLAHYRAGRVTKEAIELGKQYGSHIASAYIPQVSVRYISEQIGHGLFAEEEIKKGSFVGEYTGIVRRNPPYPVIFSDYAYEYPVPDLIGRSFVTDAIAGNLTRFINHSRTTPNLKPLHAYCGNYYHLIFLSLRTIAPNEQLLYDYGHHYWNLRAHPHDLI
- a CDS encoding BolA/IbaG family iron-sulfur metabolism protein; amino-acid sequence: MRPILYSSPKCPFSLRAKMALSYAQKTFELREIALKQKPADFLRYSSDGTVPILLLSNDRVIQESLDIVQWALPDENLNLISSFHPQFIKAFHKTKTNDYSDLTLMIEPLKELSLTLESPLARITFFPFVKLIERNAPTWLTETFPHFIKWIETIENDPSLTPALTRFKIHEEGMHPLIIHQHIPSLAEQIKIKLQTHLSTPSINIIDESHLHGYCHGLESHLKVELPLELFAGLSPVERHRKINTILREEVQKLHAFSIHFSK